TTCACATGAATGCTTCGTTTCAGAATGAGGGAGATGTGAACTTGGCACTTGGTCTTAGCAGCAATCATCTGATCAAAAAATTTCCCTATCTCTTGCTTAATAGTCAGCATTCCATTGCTTGATTTCGCTCTTGATTTGTTCCCTTCGCTTAATCTTAGCAAACGTGAATAAAGTTTCCTGAAAACTATATTCATTGTAAGAATAGGATTTTGTACATTACTTCTGATAAAAAAAAAGCTTCTTAACTAGTACTCATTTAGTTTTTCTCATCACTATTTTTCTCATTTACATATATATATGTATACCCATATATGTTGTCTGCTTTACTTTCATGTTCTAGGGTTCTTAGATTAGGATAATCACGTTGATATGTACAAATACCTGAGCAGCACATTGTCAGAGTCATCAATACCTGAACTGTGCCAGCTTGAACAGAACAGACAGGCACACCTTATAATTATCGAGAAATGAGTTGGTAGTGGATGACTGTTCtttcatcaaaataaaaaaatagtaGTGTAACAGAAAATGGCATAGGCACAATACATTTTAAGATACATATGTAGTAAAAAAGATTACAACCATGGGCTGGGACTAGTTTCATCAAGTTTTATTGTTCGCAAAAGTTGTCTGGTAACAACATTCAAAAGATCAAAGAGTCTTCGAATGCCATTAAACTTCAAGTTTGCACACTCAAATGTTAATAACTAGATGACACCCCACGCGTTGCAGCGGGTATTTGTAGAAATTACACGATTGCATACATACAAATCACTGATTGTAGAATCGATAGGATACAAAAACTTTCAAGTGAAAACTATTGTGTGACCTCGATCGATCCTGATGTTTTCCTTTCGCTAGAACCTTACCTTCAGGCAGTAAACATGATTCATGTAAATCAGCACACAAAATAAAGCTAGAATATGAAGCACAAACACTGTTGTCCATATTTGGATGATTTTGAAGGAATAGAAGATCTGCAACCACAAACGAAAAATTCCACATGTCCAACCTCTTGCGCGAAATAATATGAAACTCGGGTGTATGAATTTTGGTGGTCTATCCAAATAGCATCCACATAAAAAAATCCTATAAATTAAAATGTTCCAAACTTCAAGGTAAATACATCAATCCAAAGAGTATCTAATATTGTTCAACACGAAATTCTGTACCAGACATTAGGCAACCATCATAAGCTACTTTCATTTTGGATGGGTCAATGCTATAGGGATATTGTTCACCCTGAACAATAAAGCTGCTTCTAATCATTTCTCAGAAGAACATAGCTTCCCTCTCAGGTAAGACGTTTTAGTACTATTGTGGTTTTTTAATCAGTAACATACAGTTTGATCAACTATCGATGTGTAGTACATTTGTGCAATAAAATACAACTGAAATAGGCACACCAAAACTAGTCGAGAGTAGATGCATGATCATCAGTTGGTTCATGCTATCAAAAGCAAAATATATATAACTACACACAATATGACTCAGAGGGGATGCAAATTTTCAGTTGGAAGAAACAATGAAAAGGGGCCTGTCTGTTCACGCCATCTTAATCATAGAATTATTCTTCTGTAGGTTCCTCCAAACACCAAGCAAAAGGTCAAACAATTTGTTTACATTGTCATTTTGTTGATATTTGATTTCATTCCACTTAAAGTCCGGGTACTTGAAAGTAACTATGTCCTGATATTTTAGAGGCGTTGTATTCGGACCATCCCCTGTCTTCCTTTCGACAAAACCTTCTGGAAGCTATAGGGCAAACAGGTTTCATGTAAATTACGATGCACCAAAGCTAGATTATGGAACACAGTGGAGATATCACTACAAAGATAGGTAGTACCTGGCAACATTGCAGAGGAAGCTTCTCTAACCTAGGGGCTATGTTCAGAAAGAATCCTAGTATCTGAAAGTTGTCAGTCAGATCACATTCGTCGAACAACAAAGTTCTAAGATTATGAAACACTGGGAATTTGATGTCCAATGTTTCCTTGTGAAGTGCTCCCTGAAATAGAGAATCAAAACATCAAAAAATTTAGGTTGCGCCATGGCAGTAACAGCTAATAACAGGAAGAAGAGACATACCAGTGTTTGAGAACCGGACAGTGTCAAATATCTGACGTTGATTAAACTGCAAAGAAGGCTGTTATGCTAAGTCTCGAAGATATATTTGATATGGCGGAATGAGTGTATAGAAATGGTGGCTTTGACACGGGGCGACATCTCCTTCAGTTCAACACTGAGCCAGTTGCAAGCAGCGTCACCTATCACCAGCTCCAAATAAGCGAGAGCTGGACCCGTGATAGTCGTCACTATAGAGCTCAGTATAACATTCCCAGACTATCAAGTTCTTGAGCATGCAAGATTTGATTTCAGTGTCGACCAGGTAACATTTCTCTATCAATAAATCATCGAGGACTGGGAAGCTAGAAGCTAGCTGGCCTGTGAACATGCTGTCCAAAGTATTCCTAACAAGCTGCAACCTTCCGAGGCGAGAGGAACCGGAACTCAGACGGGGTAACCTGTAGTGGTGACTCCAGAAACAGATGTCCACCACAGCGGGGTATCCCTTGATGCCACGGCGTTTCTATCTGTCGATGAGTTTTAAGTAATATCCATATACAGTAGATAATTCATGACAAACACAAACATTTAAAGTGGCGCCATGTCGGTAACAGGAAAAAGAGACATACCAATGTTTTAGAATCAGACAGTGTTAAATCTCTTACTCCATCCGTTCTGATTTAGTCTACATTCTAGAAAAAATGAGATAAATTAGTAGTGtatttattagtactacttagaTATTTGAACAACCAATTCAAGCTATATTGAAAATAACAACATCCAATAAAGAGAGTAAACCACCTTATTTTCAGTATTGTTGTTGACTAAAAGATAGAATGTAGAGTATTTCTGAACAAATTTTAAGGCTAGAATGTAGACTATTTTAGAACGGAGGAAGTACATTAATTAGGCTGCGATGAAGGTCCTAGAACCATTTCTTTGGGTCCCAGGACTGTTTACAAATGGTTGCTTTGACATAGACGAACATCTGATTTATTTTAATTTTTACCAGCTCTGTCATAGTCAATGGATCAGTTCAGTACATACATTCACAATCGTCAATTGCCAGCTTCTTCAGTGCGCGAGATGTGATTTCTGAATCCAAAAAGCGACAACGTACAAGCGGCAGGTCTTCTATCCTTCTAGGAATGTGAAGCTAGAAGTAAGCTCGTGCGTGAAAACACCGTCCAAACTAGTTTGAACGAGATGCAACAATTTGAGCCAAGAAAAACTGAATTTCAAACGTGGTAAACCATCAGTAAGACCACGATTCTCGAAACGAATCTCGGCAACTACCAGGCAATCCTTGATGCCACAGGCCCACGATATATCGGTTGTCATCAAGGTCAATCTGAAACCTACTGAACGATGGTGCACGGTGGAACATCAGTAATCCCCTGGCGATTTTTTCAAACATAGCAGGCGTTCTCTCATCAATGAGCTCGTCCGGGTCGGCTCCAGTCACTATCAACGGGCAACGGTCCCATCCCTGAGGAAAGGAACTTCCCCCTCATCGATGTGTGAGGTACGGCTTGGAGCATCGGAGATACTCTCACCTCAGTTTCCACTCCGTTTGGCTATGGGATGTTGTCAACCGCCCACCCAACGCAGTAGTACAATAGACAACATTTCCTTTCTGCTTGCTTTGTTGCTGCAAACGAAAAAGGTGTTTACTGATCATATTTTTGCGATCAAGCAGTATATGTGATTTCATACTGTCGTACTAGTATGGAATATTCATCATCCAATGGCACACCCATTGCAGTGTCAGCTATCAAAATCAGATGTGTGGTGGACTCACTGACTGTACGCAGTGAAACACAACACAAAGAGGCACACCATTAGAATATCTAGAAATtagttgacagtgtgcatgcttgtTCATTTGGTCCTGCCATCAAATGCCAAATATATAGAAGTAAAACACAAATTTTCAGAGCCATGCTACATTCAGGAGGACCAGAAACTAAGAGCGTTGCAAAAGGGGCTGGGAGTAATTTCTTCAAGCCTTCTTAATCACAATGGTAGTCTTCTGGAGGTTCCTCCAAACGCCAAGCAGAAGGTCAAATACTTTCTGAACATCGCCGTCCTCCTTGTATTTGATTTCAGTCCACTTCAGGCTTGGGCACTGGAAAGTTGGTGTGTCCTGATATTCTTGACACGTTGACTTTGGATTTCCACCAGTTTTGATTTTCACCTCACCTTCTGGAAACTTTAGGGGTAACAAGGATTCAGGCAATTTGTAAATTGGTGAAGCTAGAGTAAGGAAGGAAAATGAAATGTACCTTGCACCATTGCAGAGTAAGCTTCTCTAAAGCAGGTGCATTGCTTAGAAAGCATCCCAGAAACTCAAAGTTGTCACTTAGATCACATCCGTTGAGCATCAAGGTTCTAACATTATGAAACACCGGGAAAGTATCCGACCCCACGTGAAGATTGGCCTGAATAGAGGAATCATAGCATCATGCGTTTCAAATGATGAATATAAGTCTACTGAAATCATATAGTAGAAGATTGGTTTCATAAGCCACATAATCATTGGAGGCAGAAACTCCTTTTTTTAAataaaagaaaacaagcaaaagAGGCATACCAGTGTGTCAAAACCAGTCAGTTCTAGATACTTCACGTTAATCAGGCTCAAAAGAAGCTTGCATGGCACTTTCGGTATGTTGGAGTGCAAATTTCTTAAGAAAATGATGGCCTTGATGAGGAATGGCATGTCGCTTACTACAACACCACCAGCCCAGTTACCATCATTACCAGTAACAGTGATGACCAGCTGCAAATAAGCAAGAGATGGCGCTTTGATAATCAGCGTGTTACGAGGGTTAGTTCTACAGTGCTGAATTGTCAAGTTCTTGAGTGTGCAAGAAACAATTTCTGCAATACTGTGAAACCTGCAAAACTTGAGCTCCAAATCATTCAGGACAGGGCAGCCAGAACGAAGCTGCTGTGTGAAAGTTCCGTCCAAAGTAACCATTGAAAGATGTAACCTCTTGAGGCGAGAAGAACTGGAACCCAAATGCGGTAATTTATGGTAAAATGCACATATCTCCACCACTTTGGGGCAGCGTTTGATTCCACGGCGTAGCCACCGGTCGACAAGTTCATCGTTGCTCAACTGAACAACATTAAACCGGAACACATCCAGTGTTTGTGCACTGTGAAATAACAGCATAGTGCTGACGAAATCCTCAAACCTAGCACGGGCAAGGCAGCTGTCATTCTCATCTTCTGTGTCTGAACCCTCTGTCTCTGGAAGGAACTCCCGCTCGTTGATGTTGAGGCAAGGCATGGAGCACCAGAGGTCCTCCCACCTCCGCGACAGCACGCACGTCTGCACGGCCTCCCGGGCCGTGAGGAAAGACATGATAGTGTGAAGGAGGCCATCAGGGAGATCACTTAGCCTGTCGTCGGCGCCAACAGGACGTTTGCCAGAGGGTTCCATCGTCCGTGCTGGAGCTATCACCTCTGCATCAGGGACATCCCAGCATCAGTGCATCACAAGCGTATATCATTTATTCTTCAAAACGTAGTAATCTGAATCTGCAATGGGGGGAAATGGGGAGATCATCGAACCTTACTACGGCACGTCTTCTTGACCAGCTCCGGAGAAGAGGGCGGAGATCCCTCCTTGCATGCGTGGAGCTGCCGGCGACGAGCGGAAGATACCCGAGGAATCCGAagtgggggggccgcgccgccgccgccgagacaAACCCTAGAAATTGATGGTAACGGGCGGACGGGGGCAGACTGGCTGGCGGGTGGCGGCGGCCAGGAACGACTATGAAAGGCGGGGGGTGCGATTTCTGGTGCGCCGGTGAGGCGGTGATGGCAAATGTAGCTCGTCGGTACTCCGGACTCCGGAGGAACAAACGGGGAGGGAGAACTGAGGAGCAAGACGAGCCACTCCTCAACTTTTCATGTCTCAGTCCAGAGTGCATTTAACGTAGCTCTGGATCGATTCCAGCTTCAGTTTTCTCCTATGTTTTCTTTCGTTTTCTGTGGCCCGTTGTTTGTAGACCTAATCCATACTTTTCACACTTAGCTGTTGGAGTTAgggtaggggggggggggggggggggggtgtgtgtgtgtgtgtgtgtgtgtgtgtgtgtgtgtgtgtgtgtgtgtgtgtgtgtgtgtgtgtgtgtgtgtcaggCTGCAAGCGGTAGCGGGCCGTCTGCGGTGCCGCAGTTTAGGCCCATTTAATAACATATGCGGGGCTCCCACGAAAATGAAGAGAAAAAAGAGGCAGATGCGGGCGGCCCGCAGTTACCACATAGTGCCGTAAATCGCATCTCAGGTGCGCTCTCCAGATTCCGTCCGAGAGGACAAGAAGCACTTGGATCggggcggcggcgacggaggCACGGAGCTCTTCATCTGCTTCACTTCCCGCCCCTCCACCGTCTACTCTGGCCTGCGCCCCTCCGCCTCCTCCAAGGCCTTTAGCCCCGGCCGCGGCTGCGTCGGTGCTTCGCCCGTCGCCGGGAGCCTCGAGAGGGGCCCGTCGCCCATGTTCCCGACGGATACGGCGGCGGCGTCCGGGGGCCGGCGCGGTAGGATGAAGGTCGCCGAGCCCTCCTCTCCCAAGGTCACCTGCATAGCCCAGGTCCGGGTAAAGGACGGCGAGCGCAAGCCAAAGCATGGTTCTGCAGCCTCCGCCGACGGGGGTCTTGGGTCCGAGTCCAGCATCCGCCGCGGTGGTGTGGACGACCGGGACGGCGGCAAGAGATGAGCGGGACAGCTGCGCTCTGCTAACCCTCGCGCGAGTGCCCGCGTTTTCGCCGCTGGCGACAAGAAGCATAGCAAAGGGAGGAAGTTCCAGCGCCGATTGATTAGATGCGGCAGAAGCGGTCTCCGCGTACACACGCGAGAACCATGCGGGCTGCCGCAGGCGTCCCACTGATTAGGTGTGGTCACATGCGGAAATCTGCGGGCCCCCGCGTCATGTCCCACTTGCATCCTGAGGTGTGTGTTGTGCAATGGACGGGCCAGTTTAGTGTTTCTTCACGTATTATTCTTGTAGGTTTCTATTATGGGAAAATAACTGAAGGCGCCACATCGGACAGGTTCCCGTGCGACGCTTCGTGGAAAAAGTGCATCGCGTCCCTATACAAACGGGAGCAAACCCACCTCGCGCCAAATCTTAATCTCCTCCCCCACCTGGAGCTTTCCTGGCCACACACGCAGCCCACCTTATCTTCTCCTTATCCCATAACCGTCTTAGAGAGCAGCACGAGGCCGCCGCTGACCGCCGCTGCGGGGATGCCGCCGCCGACCGCCACCACGGGGATGCCGACGCCGAGCACCACCAGAGGTGACCGCCAAGGAGAGCAGCATGAGGCCGTCGCCGAGCATGGGGAGGCACCACCGAGCACCACCACATGTTACCGCCATGGGGAGCAGCGCTCAAGGCCGTCGCCGAGCACCCCCCGGTGGCCGCCGCGCCCAGAGCCCATGGAGCGACTCCAGCAAGGAGATGCCCACTGGCCTCTCTTGTCTCTCTCTCCATGAGAGAGCCATCTTTCTTCATCTCTCCTGAAATGGCTTGTGTGCCTTTTGTCCTCGCTACTGGTTCATCGTTGTTGTGAATCCAGTGAGGTAGAggaggtgggaagaagtgaaagtCGACCAGGTGCACGCAAAGGGGCAGCGTCTGGCATGCTAGGTTAATTTAGTAGCAATTGCCAGATTAGTTAGTAGTAATTGATAGGTTAATTAGTAGAATTTCCAGTTAATTAGTGGGAACTGCCATATTAGTTAGATCCTAGCTACCAGATTAATCTGACTAGTTGCCAGGTGTTTTTTACTGGTTAAAATCTGGCAGTTGAGTGAAATTAACCTGGCAATTTTTCTAATTAATTTAGTAATTATATCTTACAATTCATTTTGTCATGTTGATCTGCAATATGTGATGAACTGATGGTGTTTAGGAAAAAAATATCTGAAATGTCACCTTTGTGGGGAAGCAACAAGCTTGTTTGCTTTTCTTTTGCGAAACTGTACAAATTTTTTGCAACATGTGAGTCAAAAAATTTGCAACATGTGAGTGCGTAGCAGCACATCGGCATGTGCTTTCTTTGGGGATAGTGGACCAGGATGCTACATGCCTCGGCGTGGGCCTATGCGCGTGCTCGCAAATTAAGCGTGCGTTTGGTTCCAGGCCAAAGGAGGGATTGGATGGGATGGTCCTAATTTTGCATGCGTTTGGTTGTAAATCATAAGGGATGCTACCATCCAGCTGACAGAATATACCTCAAAGATGCCGACTCAAGTGATCCCTTAAAATTGGCCGGACCTCCTCGTCCATGTTTTTCTAATTGGTGGACCACTCCTAATCTTTCTCCCTCACGCTAATCATGACTAGCCGCCCCATCTGAGTTCACCGCTGCACCCACGAGCCACCACCCTGTCCAAGTCCGGCGTCCACCCGCCAGCCTGCCGCTCGCCGAGCTGCCGCCTCAACCTCCGCCGCTGCGGGCCGATTTTAGGAGAGCTGCAGCTGGCCGAGACCAGGGAGCCGCCGCGACCGGGAATAGGAGAGCCGCTGACGAAGCTGCCTGCCTCAAGCTCGCGCTGTCCCGCCTCAACCTCCATGACTGCCGACTGATCTTAGGAGAGATGAAGCTGGCCGAAACCAGGGAGCCGCGGACGATCGGAAACGGGAGAGCCTCCAGCGAAGCCGCCTGCCTCAAGCTCGCGCCGTCCcgctgatgcgcgtgagacacacgtccgttgggaaccccaagagaaaggtgtgatgtgcacagcagtaagttttccctcagtaagaaaccaaggttgtcgaaccagtaggagccaagaagcacgttgaaggttgttggtggcggagtgtagtgcggcgcaacaccagggattccggcgccaacgtggaacctgcacaacacaatcacagtactttgccccaatgtaacagtgaggttgtcaatctcaccggcttgctgtaaacaaaggattagatgtatagtgtggatgatgatgattgtttgcggagAACAGTAaagcacaattgcagtagattgtatttcagatgtaaagaataggaccggggtccacagttcactagtggtgtctctcccataagataaacagatgttgggtgaacaaattacagttgagaaattgacaaataaagaaggcataacaatgcacatacatatatcatgatgagtactatgagatttaatcagggcattacgacaaagtacatagaccgctatccagcatgcatctatgcctaaaaagtccaccttcaggttatcatccgaaccccctccagtattaagttgcaaacaacagacaattgcattaagtatggtgcgtaatgtaatcaacacaaatatccttagacaaagcatcgatgttttatccctagtggcaacagcacatccacaaccttagaactttctgtcactgtcccagatttaatggaggcgtgaacccactatcaagcataaatactccctcttggagtcacaagtatcaacttagccagagcctctactagcaacagagagcatgcaagaacataaataacatatatgatagattgataatcaacttgacatagtattcaatattcatcagatcccaacaaacacaacatgtagcattacaaatagatgatcttgatcatgataggcagctcacaagatctaacatgatagcacaatgaggagaagacaaccatctagctactgttatggacccatagtccaggggtggactactcacacatcgatccggaggcgatcatggcgatgaagagacctccgggagatgattcccctctccggcaggatgccggaggcgatctcctgaatcccccaagatgggattggcggcggcgtctctggaaggttttccgtatcgtggctctcggtactggggttttcacgacgaaggctttaagtaggcggaatggcaggtcaaggggcgtcatgaggggcccacacactaggccggcgcagccagggcttgggccgcgccgccctactgtggcgccgcctcgtggccccacttcgtttcctcttcggacttctggaaacttcgtggaaaaataggcccctgggcgttgatttcgtccaattacgagaatatttccttactaggatttctgaaaccaaaaacagcagaaaacagcaactggctcttcggcatctcgtcaataggttagtgccggaaaatgcataataatgacatataatgtgtataaaacatgtgagtatcatcaataaagtagcatggaacataagaaattatagatacgtttgggacgtatcaagcatccccaagcttagttcctactcgccctcgagtaggtaaacgataacaaagataatttctgaagtgacatgctatcataatcttgatcatactattgtaaagcatatgagatgaatgcagcgattcgaagcaatgatgaagataatgagtaaacaaatgaatcatatagcaaagacttttcatgaataatactttcaagacaagcatcaataagacttgcataagaattactcataaagcaataaattcaaagtaaatgcattgaagcaacacaaaggaagatataagtttcagcggttgctttcaacttcaacatgtatatctcatggataattgtcaacacaaagtaatataacaagtgcaataggtaaacatgtaagaatcaatgcacatagttggcacaagtgtttgcttctgggatagaaagaatgggtaaactgactcaacaataaagtagaagaaaggcccttcgcagagggaagcatggattactatatttgtgctagagcttttcattttgaaaacaagaaacaattttgtcaacggtagtaataaagcatatgtgttatgtataagatatcctataagttgcaagcctaatgcatagtataccaatagtgctcgcaccttgtcctaattagcttggattaacatggattatcattgcattgcatatgtttcaaccaagtgtcacaaaggggtacctctatgccgcctgtacaaaggtctcagGAGAAAGCTCgcgttggatttctcgcttttgattattctcaacttagacatccataccgggacaacatagacaacaaataatggactcctctttaatgcataagcattcaacaacagttaattttctcataagagattgaggattagttgtccaaactgaaacttccaccatgcatcatggctttagttagcggcccaatgttcttctctaacattatgcatactcaaaccatatgatcatgaaaatcgcccttacttcagacaagacgaacatgcatagcaactcacatgatattcatcaaaggtaaaagagttgatggcgtccccagaaacatggttaccgctcaacaagcaacttattaagaaataagacacataagtacatattcttcaccacaatagtttttaaggctatttgtcccatgagctatatattgtaaagacaaataataaaaaatttaaaggtagcactcaaataatatactttggaatggcagagaaataccatgtggtaggtaggtatggtggacacaaatggcatagtatttggctcaaggatttggatgcacgagaagaattcctctcaatacaaggctaggctagcaaggttgtttgaagcaaactcaagtataaaaggtgcagcaaagctcacatatgaacatattgtaactattataagactttacattgtctccttgttgttcaaacaccttaaccagaaaatatctagactctagagaaactaatcatgcaaaccagattttaacaagctctatgtagttcttcattaataggtgcaaagtacatgatgcaagagcttaaacatgatctatatgagcacaacaatttccaagtatcacattattcaagacattataccatttaccacatgcggcattttctgtttccaaccatataacaatgaatgaaatagtccaactttcgcaatgaacattaaagataaagctaagaacatatgtgttcatacgaaacagcggagcgtgtctctctcccaaacaaagaatgctaggatccgattttattcaaacaaaaacaaaaaaaagtaaacagacgcttcaagtaaagcacataagatgtgacggaataaaaatatagtttcactagaggtgacctgataagttgtcgatgaagaagggatgccttgggcatctgatgacccacaagtatagggggtgtatcgtagtatcttcgataagtaagaatgtcgatcccaacgaggagcagaaggtgttgacaagcagtttcgatgaaggattcactgtaaatgctcacagacaagtattcagggggttttgatgtaacagttgaataaagtacgagtaagtaaagtgcgagagtaataattgcagcgagtggcccaatcctttttagcacaaaggacaagccggtttgtttacttataatgaccaaacgttctcgaggacacacgggattttagtctagtgctttcgctacatatggccaaataatcttcattgttatgataagtgttgtgtgggtgaacctatgctaatgtaccgcccttcctaggactaatacatacttgtgattataccccttgcaagcatccgcaactacaagaaagtaattaagaataaatctaaccacagccttaaactctgagatcctgcgatccctcctgcatcgatataccaacgggggtttaggtttctgtcactccggcaaccccgcaattagcaaacgaatacaagatgcattcccctaggcccataaatggtgaagtgtcatgtagtcgacgttcacatgacaccactagaagaataacaccacaacttaaatatcacaccattgaatattactcatccatagttcactactaacatttagacttcacccatgtcctcaagaactaaacgaactactcacgagacatcatatggaacatgatcagaggtgatatgatgatgaataacaatctgaacataaacttggttcaatggtttcactcaatagcatcaacaacaaatagagatcgataccgggagagtttcccctatcaaacaatcaagatcaaacccaaattgctacggcggtgacggtgtc
This region of Lolium perenne isolate Kyuss_39 chromosome 2, Kyuss_2.0, whole genome shotgun sequence genomic DNA includes:
- the LOC127334949 gene encoding MEIOTIC F-BOX protein MOF, translating into MEPSGKRPVGADDRLSDLPDGLLHTIMSFLTAREAVQTCVLSRRWEDLWCSMPCLNINEREFLPETEGSDTEDENDSCLARARFEDFVSTMLLFHSAQTLDVFRFNVVQLSNDELVDRWLRRGIKRCPKVVEICAFYHKLPHLGSSSSRLKRLHLSMVTLDGTFTQQLRSGCPVLNDLELKFCRFHSIAEIVSCTLKNLTIQHCRTNPRNTLIIKAPSLAYLQLVITVTGNDGNWAGGVVVSDMPFLIKAIIFLRNLHSNIPKVPCKLLLSLINVKYLELTGFDTLANLHVGSDTFPVFHNVRTLMLNGCDLSDNFEFLGCFLSNAPALEKLTLQWCKFPEGEVKIKTGGNPKSTCQEYQDTPTFQCPSLKWTEIKYKEDGDVQKVFDLLLGVWRNLQKTTIVIKKA